In a single window of the Terriglobus roseus genome:
- a CDS encoding secondary thiamine-phosphate synthase enzyme YjbQ, giving the protein MKQAVHILSISTRGQALYEFTAAIGEWLRLQNIHTGLITVFCRHTSASLLIQENADPTVRRDLKAYFSRIAPEGGPYEHDSEGSDDMPAHLKTALTQVQLSIPVVNGNLALGTWQGVYLFEHRDRAHRREVVLHLIGE; this is encoded by the coding sequence TTGAAGCAAGCCGTACACATCCTTAGCATTTCGACGCGCGGTCAAGCGCTCTATGAGTTCACGGCGGCTATTGGAGAATGGCTGCGACTACAGAACATCCATACGGGTCTGATTACCGTCTTCTGCCGGCATACATCTGCTTCGCTGCTCATCCAGGAGAACGCTGACCCAACTGTGCGTCGCGACCTGAAGGCATATTTTAGTCGGATTGCGCCCGAAGGCGGCCCTTATGAGCACGATTCCGAAGGCTCCGACGACATGCCTGCCCATCTGAAAACGGCCTTGACGCAAGTGCAGCTATCGATCCCGGTCGTGAACGGCAACCTGGCTTTAGGCACTTGGCAGGGCGTCTACTTGTTCGAACATCGCGATCGAGCCCACAGACGTGAGGTCGTCCTGCACCTCATCGGGGAATGA
- a CDS encoding transglycosylase SLT domain-containing protein: MKHILSTVSVLAVSAALLPLATLAAPQKHAAAKKPAAHAATAHGKAAPAGKGSAGSRGGASAGRHAAASSRSTPVRGKGSRESAPAVRGGPHARTTQIESVATPQSRSLSSAFTASSTLRPMAQQLASSRSAAAFAGVENYAGAHPGEGAAAAYLSMGHAYAADRRYGDAVTAYRSAASQGTALRDYAEYLGAQAALNNHDSSTAASLLNNFAQKYPGSIFVPSAPVTLANAYLTANDATGALRSLATLMGQPKSQSADYLYAEARAHQMAGDTSAAASIYRQIFVRLPFSPEAAQSRTALQAMNAGPTAGERKLHADALFNAKRYGDAGAEYDSIQKSDNTLSQADRDALAIYAAVCDLRLKHLSRHDAERLPDTGDDSAALKLYILAEISRTEGDQAGHSAILAQMEQRFPHSRWLEEALYSGGNMYLIKRDASQAIAHYSKLFELFPNSTYAPSAHWRAAWLNYRLRNYGEAARLMEDQVVKYPLSQEAPNALYWRGRLYEDPEHNAAQAANFYTALSNTYRNYYYANLARQRLSAMGPQSKVDPAPALSSVRTPPAPTLVAALPENDPHLIKARLLANAALNEFIAPEIQASGTASQWGSLAEAEIWTSFGENVRALQAIKRSGSGLYTLPVSEVPSQYWQLLFPRPYWSDLTASAEAQGLDPYLVASLIRQESEFNPGAISRANAMGLMQLLPAVGKQEAKRIGIKKFAPAQLLNPSINLRLGTANLRQVLDRFNGTPEYALAAYNAGDVPIRNWMAENNYKDLPEFVESIPYTETREYVQSILRNREMYRQLYNGAERLAASNAAPEQR; the protein is encoded by the coding sequence GTGAAGCACATCCTCTCCACCGTATCTGTTCTGGCTGTCTCGGCGGCACTGCTGCCGCTGGCGACTCTGGCTGCTCCTCAGAAACACGCAGCGGCAAAGAAGCCGGCAGCACATGCGGCGACAGCACACGGCAAAGCTGCACCTGCCGGAAAAGGCTCAGCGGGGTCGCGTGGTGGAGCAAGTGCGGGTCGTCACGCCGCCGCTTCCTCGCGATCTACGCCCGTTCGAGGCAAGGGAAGCCGGGAGTCGGCACCGGCGGTTCGAGGTGGACCGCACGCGCGCACGACACAGATCGAATCCGTCGCAACGCCACAGAGTCGCAGCCTCAGCTCGGCATTCACTGCCTCTTCCACGCTCAGGCCCATGGCACAACAGCTCGCATCCTCACGCTCGGCTGCTGCCTTCGCGGGCGTTGAGAATTACGCCGGTGCTCATCCAGGAGAAGGCGCTGCCGCCGCCTACCTTTCCATGGGGCATGCTTACGCAGCAGATCGCCGCTATGGCGATGCGGTGACGGCCTATCGCTCTGCAGCAAGCCAGGGTACAGCGCTGCGCGATTACGCTGAGTACCTGGGTGCCCAGGCCGCGCTCAACAACCACGACAGTTCCACTGCGGCGAGCCTGCTGAATAATTTCGCGCAGAAGTATCCCGGCAGCATTTTTGTTCCGAGCGCACCCGTCACGCTGGCGAATGCCTATCTGACCGCGAATGATGCCACCGGAGCGCTCCGTTCGCTTGCGACCCTCATGGGCCAGCCTAAGTCCCAGAGCGCGGACTACCTCTACGCCGAGGCGCGTGCGCACCAGATGGCCGGTGATACCAGCGCAGCTGCATCCATTTACCGGCAGATATTTGTTCGCCTGCCGTTCTCACCTGAGGCGGCACAGTCGCGCACTGCGCTGCAGGCTATGAACGCCGGACCGACGGCGGGCGAGCGCAAGCTGCACGCTGACGCGCTCTTCAACGCGAAGCGTTATGGGGATGCCGGTGCGGAGTACGACTCCATTCAGAAGAGTGACAACACGCTGTCGCAGGCAGACCGCGATGCGCTGGCGATCTATGCCGCGGTGTGCGATCTGCGCCTGAAGCATCTTTCACGCCACGACGCGGAACGCCTGCCGGACACTGGCGACGACAGCGCCGCGCTGAAGCTCTACATCCTTGCCGAGATCTCGCGAACAGAAGGGGATCAGGCTGGTCACTCTGCGATCCTTGCGCAGATGGAGCAGCGCTTCCCGCACAGCCGATGGCTTGAGGAAGCTCTTTACTCGGGCGGCAACATGTACCTGATCAAGCGCGATGCGTCGCAGGCGATCGCGCACTACTCGAAGCTCTTCGAGCTCTTCCCGAACAGTACCTATGCACCGTCAGCTCACTGGCGCGCAGCGTGGTTGAACTATCGCTTGCGGAACTACGGCGAAGCCGCGCGATTGATGGAAGACCAGGTCGTCAAATATCCGCTGAGTCAGGAGGCGCCGAACGCGCTGTACTGGCGGGGACGGCTGTACGAAGACCCTGAGCACAATGCAGCGCAGGCAGCGAACTTCTACACTGCACTCTCGAACACCTATCGCAATTACTACTATGCGAATCTTGCGAGGCAGCGGCTGAGCGCGATGGGCCCCCAGAGCAAGGTAGATCCAGCACCGGCCCTGTCGAGTGTGCGCACCCCCCCCGCCCCGACGCTGGTGGCCGCACTACCGGAGAATGATCCGCACCTTATCAAGGCACGCCTCCTGGCAAATGCCGCACTTAATGAATTCATCGCGCCGGAAATCCAGGCGAGTGGCACGGCTTCCCAGTGGGGATCGCTCGCAGAAGCCGAGATCTGGACCAGCTTCGGAGAGAACGTCCGTGCACTTCAGGCCATCAAGCGCAGCGGCAGCGGCCTCTACACACTGCCCGTGAGCGAGGTACCCAGCCAGTACTGGCAACTGCTGTTCCCTCGGCCGTACTGGAGTGACCTAACGGCAAGCGCAGAGGCACAGGGCCTTGATCCGTACCTGGTTGCGTCTCTGATCCGCCAGGAGAGTGAGTTCAACCCGGGCGCCATCTCTCGTGCAAACGCCATGGGCCTTATGCAGCTGCTACCTGCCGTCGGCAAGCAGGAGGCAAAGCGTATCGGCATCAAGAAGTTCGCGCCGGCCCAGCTATTGAATCCATCTATCAATCTTCGCTTGGGTACGGCAAACCTGCGACAGGTGCTGGACCGTTTCAACGGTACGCCCGAGTACGCGTTGGCTGCCTACAACGCGGGTGACGTGCCCATCCGGAACTGGATGGCAGAAAACAACTACAAGGATCTGCCAGAGTTCGTGGAATCAATTCCATACACGGAGACACGCGAATACGTGCAAAGTATCCTGCGCAACCGTGAGATGTACCGGCAGCTCTACAACGGCGCTGAAAGGTTGGCCGCCTCAAACGCCGCACCAGAGCAGCGGTAA
- a CDS encoding RNA polymerase sigma factor codes for MPPVVEQPGVAVEEIHPDVALVDAARHGDTAAFEKLVRQYDRQIFRVAQHITQNREDAEDITQDVFMKAYGKLDQFQGNSKFSTWLTRIAVNESLMRLRKRKTSRTVSMDQDVQTEEGSIPRDFADWTPDPEQQYGTSELGEILQKTIAGLSPGFRTVFTLRDIENLSTEETATALGLSVPAVKSRLLRARLQLRERLSRYMKRKDGSIKP; via the coding sequence ATGCCACCCGTCGTCGAACAGCCCGGAGTAGCAGTAGAAGAGATCCACCCCGACGTTGCGTTGGTGGATGCCGCGCGCCACGGCGATACGGCCGCGTTCGAAAAACTTGTGCGGCAGTATGATCGTCAGATCTTCCGCGTTGCGCAACACATCACCCAGAACCGCGAAGACGCTGAGGACATTACACAGGACGTCTTCATGAAGGCGTACGGCAAGCTGGACCAGTTTCAAGGCAATAGCAAATTTTCCACCTGGCTGACCCGGATTGCGGTTAATGAGAGCCTGATGCGGCTGCGCAAGCGCAAGACAAGCCGCACCGTCTCGATGGACCAGGACGTGCAGACCGAGGAGGGTTCCATCCCCCGCGATTTTGCCGATTGGACACCCGACCCCGAACAGCAGTACGGTACTTCCGAGCTGGGAGAGATCCTGCAGAAGACAATTGCAGGCTTGTCGCCAGGATTTCGCACCGTTTTCACACTTCGGGACATCGAAAACCTGTCGACCGAAGAGACTGCCACGGCGCTCGGTTTAAGTGTGCCAGCGGTCAAGTCGAGATTGCTTCGTGCACGGCTCCAGCTTCGCGAGAGGTTGAGCCGCTACATGAAGCGTAAGGACGGGAGTATCAAGCCGTGA
- a CDS encoding anti-sigma factor family protein produces MTCTEFLAQMTDYFDGDFEPQLLEEIQSHLCECHHCEILVDTTRKTIRVYRDHQVYDLTDEVRERTVARIMAACTGPRA; encoded by the coding sequence GTGACCTGCACCGAGTTTCTTGCACAGATGACCGATTATTTCGACGGCGACTTTGAGCCTCAGCTACTTGAGGAGATCCAGTCGCACCTGTGTGAGTGCCACCACTGCGAGATCCTGGTCGACACCACAAGGAAGACCATCCGCGTTTATCGCGATCACCAGGTATATGACCTGACCGACGAAGTACGCGAACGCACGGTTGCACGCATCATGGCTGCCTGCACGGGTCCGCGAGCGTAG
- the ftcD gene encoding glutamate formimidoyltransferase yields MAEPIVECVPNFSEGRDKRVVREIVRAMQVYGVSLLDWSMDAAHNRSVVTIAGAPDAVAEAAIRAVGRAAQLIDLTGQHGVHPRIGAADVVPFVPVANYTLGQAAALAHHAGLEIWRRFGVPVYFYEAAARRPDRVRLEDVRRGQFEGLQRDLRADSSRHPDLGSGELHSTAGASAVGARQFLIAYNIYLAKGDLHAARAIAKDLRASNGGMFGVKAMGVLVDGRAQVSMNITDFRVTPVSQVHAAVCRLTRTHAAEAGDGELIGLVPEAACVSEVGGELPLWLQQVPDFSPKDKILEHRLDLPMDWPDDSVTPDV; encoded by the coding sequence ATGGCAGAGCCTATTGTCGAATGTGTCCCGAACTTTTCTGAGGGACGGGATAAGCGTGTGGTTCGCGAGATCGTGCGGGCCATGCAGGTATACGGCGTCAGTTTGCTGGACTGGTCGATGGACGCCGCGCACAACCGGAGCGTGGTGACGATTGCAGGTGCGCCGGATGCCGTTGCCGAGGCAGCCATTCGCGCGGTTGGCCGCGCCGCTCAGTTAATCGACCTTACAGGGCAGCACGGTGTGCACCCCCGTATCGGCGCTGCGGACGTTGTACCTTTCGTGCCAGTGGCGAATTACACCCTGGGGCAGGCCGCGGCTCTGGCTCATCATGCAGGGCTGGAGATCTGGCGGCGATTTGGCGTGCCTGTCTATTTCTACGAGGCAGCTGCTCGCCGGCCCGATCGGGTGCGTCTTGAGGACGTTCGCCGCGGGCAATTCGAGGGTTTGCAGCGCGATCTGCGAGCAGACTCGTCGAGGCACCCCGACCTGGGATCGGGTGAGCTGCATTCCACCGCGGGTGCGAGCGCGGTCGGTGCTCGACAGTTCCTGATCGCCTACAACATCTATCTCGCAAAGGGGGATCTGCACGCGGCACGAGCCATCGCGAAAGATTTACGCGCCTCCAACGGAGGGATGTTCGGTGTGAAGGCCATGGGGGTGTTGGTCGATGGACGTGCGCAGGTCAGCATGAACATCACCGACTTTCGCGTCACACCTGTTTCGCAGGTCCATGCGGCTGTGTGCCGCCTAACTCGTACCCATGCTGCCGAAGCGGGCGACGGTGAGCTGATCGGGCTTGTGCCGGAGGCCGCTTGCGTATCGGAGGTCGGTGGAGAACTACCACTTTGGTTGCAGCAGGTGCCGGATTTCAGCCCAAAAGACAAGATTCTTGAACATCGCCTCGATTTGCCCATGGATTGGCCTGACGATTCTGTCACGCCGGACGTCTAA
- a CDS encoding acyloxyacyl hydrolase: MRKLVGVVFAALALVAGRQGNAQMSPQEAPVQAAAKGTPWEYGVIVQGGKGITDNRDDFKFFMAGAHLGKVLTPVYGKGILRGNIEYAGEIFPYWQSNTPKFQRYSCTATPNPIVLDCVGPYTVGGTYHGVSVTPIILRWNFTHGKRIMPWVQAAGGVIWTNHKYPAYGNGQVNIVNDGPGSGASVWNFTPQGGIGMHYFVKPKQSLDLSANGVHISSASLGDRNPGVNASVQFSLGYTWWK, from the coding sequence ATGCGGAAGCTGGTTGGGGTAGTGTTTGCGGCGTTAGCGCTGGTTGCCGGTCGTCAAGGGAACGCGCAGATGAGTCCGCAGGAGGCGCCCGTGCAGGCAGCCGCGAAGGGTACACCGTGGGAGTACGGCGTGATCGTGCAGGGTGGCAAAGGCATCACAGACAATCGCGATGATTTCAAGTTTTTCATGGCGGGTGCGCATCTCGGCAAAGTTTTAACTCCGGTCTATGGAAAGGGCATCCTCCGCGGCAACATCGAATACGCCGGCGAGATCTTTCCCTACTGGCAATCGAACACGCCGAAGTTTCAGCGCTACAGCTGCACCGCGACGCCAAACCCGATTGTCCTTGACTGTGTGGGGCCGTATACCGTTGGCGGTACTTATCACGGTGTCTCCGTGACGCCCATCATCCTTCGTTGGAATTTCACGCATGGCAAGCGCATCATGCCGTGGGTGCAGGCGGCAGGCGGCGTGATCTGGACGAACCATAAATATCCGGCGTATGGGAATGGACAGGTCAACATTGTCAACGACGGCCCGGGATCGGGCGCAAGCGTGTGGAATTTCACACCGCAGGGCGGTATTGGCATGCACTACTTCGTAAAGCCGAAACAGTCCTTGGACCTGAGCGCGAACGGCGTCCATATCTCCTCCGCCAGTCTTGGCGATCGCAACCCCGGCGTGAATGCCAGTGTTCAGTTCTCGCTTGGCTATACCTGGTGGAAGTAG
- a CDS encoding YebC/PmpR family DNA-binding transcriptional regulator, giving the protein MSGHSKWATIKHKKGAADAKRGKVFTRLIKEITVAAKQGGGDPDGNPRLRTAILAAKAENMPADNIKRAIQRGTGELEGLSYEEITYEGYGPGGVAVIIEVLTDNRNRAVSEIRHAFSKNGGNLGESGSVGYIFTKKGVIVVPKDGVDEDKLTEVVLEAGGDDLTLEGDNWEIFTTPKDFEAVRDAVAKAGFKPEHAEITMVPSTYQKLEGSQANAMMRLLEVLEDLDDTQNLYSNFDMDESQVPA; this is encoded by the coding sequence ATGTCAGGCCACTCAAAATGGGCAACCATCAAGCATAAGAAGGGCGCTGCGGATGCAAAGCGCGGCAAGGTGTTCACGCGCCTGATCAAAGAAATCACCGTTGCAGCAAAGCAGGGTGGCGGCGATCCGGACGGCAATCCGCGCCTACGCACGGCCATTCTGGCTGCGAAGGCTGAGAACATGCCGGCCGACAACATCAAGCGCGCCATCCAGCGTGGTACGGGCGAACTGGAAGGCCTCAGCTACGAAGAGATCACCTACGAGGGCTACGGCCCCGGCGGCGTTGCGGTCATCATCGAAGTTCTGACGGACAACCGGAATCGCGCGGTGAGCGAGATTCGCCATGCCTTCAGCAAGAACGGCGGCAATCTGGGCGAGTCCGGGTCGGTCGGTTACATCTTTACCAAGAAGGGCGTTATCGTCGTTCCGAAGGACGGCGTTGACGAGGACAAACTGACCGAGGTCGTCCTCGAAGCTGGCGGAGACGACCTGACGCTGGAAGGCGATAACTGGGAGATCTTCACGACGCCCAAGGACTTTGAAGCTGTGCGTGATGCCGTCGCCAAGGCAGGCTTCAAGCCGGAGCACGCTGAGATCACGATGGTGCCCTCGACCTATCAGAAGCTCGAGGGCTCGCAGGCGAACGCGATGATGCGTCTGCTGGAAGTGCTGGAAGATCTGGACGATACGCAGAATCTTTACAGTAACTTCGACATGGATGAGTCCCAGGTCCCAGCCTAA
- a CDS encoding VOC family protein encodes MTTPIGSGVRVGHVHLKVADLDRAIAFYSGVLGFEVTQKLGNSAAFLSAGGYHHHIGLNTWESQGGRPPAPGTTGLYHLAILYTSRAELGDALKRLLAANVPLQGASDHGVSEAIYLADPDGNGVELYWDRPRDEWPVDAAGNLQMVTGPLNLRSVLKAAE; translated from the coding sequence ATGACAACACCAATCGGCAGCGGCGTTCGCGTTGGGCACGTTCACCTGAAGGTTGCGGATCTCGACCGCGCCATCGCGTTTTACAGCGGCGTGCTGGGCTTTGAGGTAACGCAGAAGCTCGGGAACTCTGCGGCGTTCCTGTCGGCTGGTGGTTATCACCACCACATCGGTCTGAACACATGGGAGAGTCAAGGCGGACGGCCGCCAGCGCCAGGCACCACCGGACTGTATCACCTTGCGATTCTTTACACCTCGCGGGCCGAACTTGGCGATGCGCTGAAGCGGCTGCTTGCCGCGAACGTGCCACTGCAGGGCGCATCTGACCACGGCGTGAGCGAGGCCATCTATCTCGCCGACCCGGACGGAAATGGCGTCGAGCTCTATTGGGACCGTCCACGCGACGAGTGGCCGGTGGATGCCGCAGGGAATCTGCAGATGGTGACCGGGCCCCTCAATCTCAGATCTGTGCTCAAAGCGGCAGAGTAA